Proteins co-encoded in one Pyxidicoccus xibeiensis genomic window:
- a CDS encoding polysaccharide lyase, which produces MPHLLRLVAMLSLLPALASAGTVWKGDFETGNISQWTRSQSVANSRLQVVSDVVREGRYALKATVRQGDDPIGASGNRNELLYISQEKAGSTWFYKWSTQFPKNYPSADSWQVFAQWHQEGCCGSPPLEFFVRGEEMNMRVGGASGPVVWQAPLDRGQWHDFVLEVKWSSNKKVGYVQLWHNGELAVPKTYAATQYGSEFNYLKLGLYRDDSIRPEAYVYHDGFTMASKLEDVMPPAPAPTPEPTPEPTPPVVSVPELPTTPSEPEVPGTGPEAPVAETPAPVLGNQPGLGVMPGDDLPGTGAPGDAPGGAPQGCGASATGTGGVPLIAAGLLAVAALVGRRRKPAEARARARR; this is translated from the coding sequence TTGCCGCATCTCCTTCGCCTCGTCGCCATGCTGTCTCTGCTTCCCGCGCTCGCCTCCGCAGGCACCGTGTGGAAGGGCGACTTCGAGACGGGAAACATCTCGCAGTGGACGCGGTCCCAGAGCGTCGCCAACAGCCGCCTCCAGGTCGTGTCGGACGTCGTTCGTGAGGGCCGCTATGCGCTGAAGGCCACCGTGCGCCAGGGGGATGACCCCATCGGTGCCAGTGGCAACCGCAACGAGCTGCTCTACATCAGCCAGGAGAAGGCCGGCTCCACGTGGTTCTACAAGTGGAGCACCCAGTTCCCGAAGAACTACCCCAGCGCGGACAGCTGGCAGGTCTTCGCCCAGTGGCACCAGGAAGGGTGCTGCGGCTCGCCGCCGCTGGAGTTCTTCGTGCGCGGCGAGGAGATGAACATGCGCGTGGGCGGCGCGAGCGGCCCTGTTGTGTGGCAGGCCCCGCTGGACCGCGGCCAGTGGCACGACTTCGTGCTGGAGGTGAAGTGGTCCTCCAACAAGAAGGTCGGCTACGTGCAGCTGTGGCACAACGGCGAGCTCGCGGTGCCCAAGACGTATGCCGCCACGCAGTACGGCAGCGAGTTCAACTACCTGAAGCTCGGCCTGTACCGGGATGACTCCATCCGCCCAGAGGCCTACGTCTACCACGACGGCTTCACCATGGCCTCCAAGCTGGAGGACGTGATGCCGCCGGCCCCGGCGCCAACTCCCGAGCCCACTCCCGAGCCGACGCCTCCGGTGGTGAGCGTGCCCGAGCTGCCCACGACGCCTTCCGAGCCGGAAGTCCCGGGCACCGGGCCCGAGGCGCCGGTGGCCGAGACGCCGGCCCCCGTGCTGGGCAACCAGCCGGGCCTGGGCGTGATGCCTGGCGACGACCTGCCCGGCACGGGCGCTCCGGGTGACGCGCCCGGCGGCGCGCCCCAGGGCTGCGGCGCTTCGGCCACGGGCACGGGCGGCGTGCCGCTCATCGCCGCGGGGCTGCTCGCCGTGGCCGCGCTGGTCGGCCGTCGGCGCAAGCCCGCCGAGGCTCGCGCCCGCGCGCGCCGCTAG